AAAATTCTTGAAAACGAAGTATGGTTACCCACTTTTTTCATATTAAAAATGATTATCGACTTAAATTGGTATAGTTTTTTCTGGACATATTATGGAAACACTATGCTTTTTAAAAAACTCCCACAAAAATACGACTTAAGGATTATTTTCAAACCTTAAATAAATCTTAATACACAATTTATAATAATTCTAAATAAATCGCGTTTAGCCAGATAAAATAATATGTCGTACTTTTGTATAAACACTGTTCATTATGAGAATTTTAAAAACGGCACACCTTATTTTCCCTCTATTTTGCATTAGCTTATTCGGCACTAAATGCCTTGCACAGGAACGCGTTACTGTTGAACAGGACGCCCGGTTTGAGCAGCTTTTGGCAGAAAAACGCAGGATAAACCCTTCAATTACTGTAAATGACAGGTTCAAAATACAGATTTTTTACGGCGAAAATGACAAAGCGAGAAAAACACTCTCCGACTTTAAAAAGGAGTTTAAAACCATAGACGGCACAATCGTTTTCGAAAGTCCAACGTATAAGGTATGGGTTGGCAGTTTCAGGTCACGTTTTGAAGCAGAAAAAAGCCTTGCTGACATCCGAAAAAAATACCCAAACGCACT
Above is a genomic segment from Flavobacterium album containing:
- a CDS encoding sporulation protein, encoding MRILKTAHLIFPLFCISLFGTKCLAQERVTVEQDARFEQLLAEKRRINPSITVNDRFKIQIFYGENDKARKTLSDFKKEFKTIDGTIVFESPTYKVWVGSFRSRFEAEKSLADIRKKYPNALLIKANK